TGACAGGCTATCTGAGAAAGAGCAGAAACTAATCATTTTCAAGAGCTACAGAGGCTTTCAGAATACTTAATAGGAAtaacctcagtggttaagagcactggctgctcttccataggacccaggttcgattcccagtacccaccatagctcacagccatctgtaactccagatccaggggactggatgtcctcttctggcctccttgagcaccaggGATTCaagtatacagacatacatgcagacaaaagatAAAATAGCTAAGAATAAATTTCTAGACCCGTGAAAGACTAATTTTAGGtaaattcatttaacaatattaGTGCTCTCCAAATAAACATTTATGCTCAACTTCAGGTACAGagaagtttgtaaaaatgtgtgtgtgtccttgtgctCACCGTGTGCGCAGGTGCCGTGTGCACGTGGAGGCGAGACGTCAACCTCCACTGTTCTTTGTGACAGAATTCCACCTTGTTTTCAGAGACAGCCTCTCACtgggacccagggctgcaggctCATCAGCAAACCTCAGGGACCCTCTCTCCAtcaccagtgctgggactacaagcagGCGTCAcctcatgtgggtgttggggacaaACCTGGGTCATCGTTCTCATGAAACAAGCATCTTACAGGCTGTGCTGACTGACTCCCAGCCCTAATTTTTTTGAGCCAGGATATTCAGCCTAAGCTGCCTTCAAACCTCTTGTGATCCTTCTGACTCAccctcccaggttctgggattaggggtatgagccaccaccacttggtttagaagtctttaaaaactatgaaaacagctgggtgtggtagcgcacacctttaatcccggcactccagaggcagaggcagaatctctgagttggaggccagcctggtctacttactgagctcagggacagccaggggctacactgtctcaaaaaaacaaaaaagaaattaaaaagaaaaaagaaaagagaaagtgtgaAAACAGCTTATTTGGATAGGAAGAGTTcagtatctttttatttatttatggtttttttttagacaagatttttctgtgtagccctggctgtcctgaactcactctagcccaggtcagagatccacctgcctctgctgggattcaaGGACTGTGTCACCACCATCTGGTTACAAGAGTTCCTACCTTACCAGGTGAGGTTgttcatacctgtaaccccagcatttggaagacttAGACATGTAAGGCTTTACATTTCAGGCCAGCATGAGTTAAAAGTGAGACTGTCTtaaaccaaacatgacaaaacacatctcaaaagaaagattcagtggctggagagatggctcagaggttgagagcactggttgctcttgcagaggacctgggtttggtttctaacacccacatggtggctgataaCCCTCTATAATTCTACTTCCAAagaatccagtgtcctcttctggccttctgaggcactgcacacacacaaatgcaggtaACAGCTCAAAACAtattaaagattaataaaaattttaaagtaaaagactCAGCATCTTAAAGATAGCAATTATCCCTGGGTTATATGTAATATGATactaatatatttgaaataacaGTAATATGTAATAGTAATAcagtagtaataatagtaatgtaTAATAGTAACAATGCTGGATGTgatgggcacacctttaatctcagcacttgggagcagaggcaggaggatctctgaattcgaggccagcctgggctacagagagaattccaggacagccagagaaaccctgttcaatGCCCCTCCTCAAAGTAAACATGTGCAAAAATAACCAGAACCTCTATGAGAAAGCAGGAGTGGGCTCGGCATCAGAAAATGCAGAGCTCCCTAGAAAAGCTCGTTTGCCATGTGAAAAGTGGGTCTTTACCTCCCACTATTACTCCTCTGAATAAATCCCAAATGGTCCAAGATAAAAAAACCCGACATCTCTCACATGCACCAAGGAACTCTGGGATCAAAAATCTTGCACAATTTAGGGGAAACAGGATAAACAATCCAGGCAGGTGTGTTGACCCTGTGGGTACCACacaagcttggtgacctgagtttgatcccctaaACCCACAccaaggataaaaataaaatctttcagtAAAGCCAGCCAAATAATCGGAAAGATATATTTGTAATTatcagaaattgtcatacctaaTGCCAGTAATACGTAGTCAGCAACTACAGTCATTCAAGAAGTTATTGAGGGGAGAAATGGGTATAGAAAGTGGGCAGccagtgtgggggtggtggtggtggtggtggtggtggtggtggtggtggtgcacacctttaatcccagcactcatgaggcagaggcaggcagatctcagagttcgaggccagccgggctaCAATGAGTACCAGGACAGttagtgctacacagagaaaccctgtctcgaaaaccaacaaaacaaaaacaaaagagaatgtaGATGGTCATGAGAGAGGAAAATAAGTTAgatttttgtggtgctagggaccAGACCCAGACTTACTTATGTGTGCCAGGTagttgctctaccactgagccacacccccaacccctccactgggggattctaggcaggtgctctaccactgagccacaccccagcccctcactgggggattctaggcaggtgctctaccactgagccacaccccagcccctcactgggggattctgggcaggggctctaccactgagccacatcccagcccctcactgggggattctgggcaggggctctaccactgagccacacccccagcccctcactgggggattctgggcaggggctctaccactgagccacacccccagcccctcactgggggattctaggcagaagctgtaccactgagccacatccccaacccctccactgggggattctaggcaagggctctaccactgagccacatccccaacccctccactgggggattctaggcaggggctctaccactgagccacatctccagcccctcactgggggattctaggcagggactctaccactgagccacaccccagtctcTCACTGGAGGAGTctagggaagtgctctaccactgagccacacccacaaaCCTTCATTGGGGCTAGTGTGCTCTCACTAGGCTAGTCTAGGCAAGTGTGCTATTACTGAAAAATTTTCAAGTCCCTTTTCATTCTTAAATGAAAAGATTACTTATATTAAAAACCTTAAAACTGATACACCTTTTTTCTACCACCAGGCTGGTAAGCACTATACATCTGACGGTTGAGCATATTGGCTACGAAATCGGAAAATACCCATTTACCAGTCACTGGTGGGAGTGTAAAGAGGCCAATCAGCCATATCTGTAAAGTTACCAAGGCAAACTTTTGGTCCAGGAATGTCACTTCTAGAAATCAGACTACAGATACTACCAAGGACAAAAAGCCTAAGGAGCTAATCAGATGCATCATCAATTTTATGGAaacgtgaaaaaaaaaacaagtggtaTATAACACCATCAAGTGTAAGATGCATTCCAACTTGAGATGGTAAACATGAAGAATGTGTTCAGAACCAAAGCACAGTCCGGGATACGCACAGGAGACAATCTCCTAGAGGAGGCTTTTATACTGCCAGGAGAAAGCGATGGGACAGCCCAACCGTCCATCAGAATATTTCTGGGTCATTACAGCATAACCACAGAATGCAAAAAGTATAGCTCTAAGGAATAAAGATACTGGTCGGGAAGGTTCTTCAAGATATTTTCTTAGTGAAATCACAATATTAAAACCAAAGTATGTTCACtttgtgaagaaataaaataaataaataaataaataaagtgtataCGAAATGAAATTAGGAAGGAGACTGACTTTAGAGGCTGTACCAGGTACAGGGACAAgtagagaagaacagagaggtcAGTCCTTCATTTTCTCGGGGCTTATGAAGAGATGACTtactaaaaaagagaaacaaaaatgaaaaacctttggaatatggaaaacaaaatctCAGAAATTTGGTATGTTTGGAAACACCATTTATCACATACTATATACAATATTTATGTTGCTTGCCATTCTCAACGTCTCAGAAACACAGTCAGTCTTACACGCTACACTCTCGTTGACTCTGACATGAAGAGAAGGCGTGTTCTGCAAAAGTTAAGTGCTTGACACAAACTTCGTCCTAAAACCAGTTTTAACTCTCCACGCTGATCCTTCTTCATCGTGGGCTCTACTACTGGCAATTTTAAGTCTCAAAATTTTACAAAACCATCCTTTGCGATTAACGAAGCCACGTGGACACAAGAAATCCCAATCAATCATAAACTCAAGAAACGTTACAGGAGTCTAACGATGTTTTGGACATTTCCCCCCTCCCAATTTTCTGACGTTTTTCCTCTTCCAACGATGCACTGCCTTATTCTCGAGATCTTTTGACTTTCGAAAACCAAGTTGCAGGATGGGGTTTGACTTGGCTGCCGAGGTCTTGGTGCCGTGTCCACCCTCGCCTGACTCCTTACTCCCGGTGGATGAACTTATCGCAGCCCAGTTCTTCTATGAGAGGATTGATCACTTCCGACGCAGTCAGGGCTATGGTAAACGTTAAAATGTCAAAATCCACCCTCTGAGGGTTGCGTAGGTACTCGATGTCGAAGGCGGCCTCCCTGGCTCTGCAGGCCTCCACGAAGCGCCTCCGGCgctcctccagctcctggatCCTGCCCGGGGCGATCGGATAGTTCTCCAGGTAGTGGCGCAGGAACTGCTGGTAATTGATGCCCAAGACGCTGAGCGGGTGGCGGAGGCGCAGGTAGGGCATCGCCGCCAGGCCGCCCGCCCTGGACCGGGGCCTGCCCTCGGGCGCCTCCTCCTCCAGCGGCTCGCCCAGCAGCCGGGCCACCTCCGCCATCCGGGCTTCCCGGGACGCCGCCGCCAGCGGGCCTTCGCGGGCCGCCGCGCCACCACGGGCCGCCGCCGCGGGGCCTCCCCGGGCCTCCGCCACCCGGCCTTCTCGGGCTGCAGCCACCCGGCCTCCCCTGGCCGCCGCCCCCGGGGCTGCGGGGCCTTCCCGGGCCGCGGCCATCGGGCCTCCCCGGATCTCCTCAGGTCGCGCCGGGCCCGGGAGCGCACGCCGCCCGCCGCCTACCTCGGCCTGCGGGAGCCCGCGGTCGCCGCTCACCGCGCCCGTCTGCGGGGCGCTGCTGACTGCGGGCAGCTGGGACATGTCGGACCGCAGGGTCAGCACGGCTGCTCGCGGAGACCCGGGAATAACGGGACGGCCAGGCGCGGGGCGTGCACGCCAGGGCGCGGACCCGAGCGCAGTGCGCACGGGCAAACGGCGCGTGCACCGCCACCTGCGCAGGCGTAGCTCCAACGGCGAAGCCGAGGAGCAGTGCGCATGCGTCTCCCCCGGGCGCTTTGGGGAGAGCCTTGAGATTGCCACCTAGCGGTCAGAAGAGCCGTTGCACCCTTTCGGTTGGAGGGTGGGGCTGTCTTACGTTCCTACCAACCAGTTTCTAAtttcaattttagtttttaaattagtctttaaaaatttgtttatttgtatttattttatgtgtatgagtgttttgcctgaatgtttgtAGGTGCACCGTATTGGAGTTCTGGGAACCATgtgctggggaactgaacttTTACCAGAGTAGCCAAAGCTCCTAACTTTGGAGCCACGTCTCTAGTCCCTTGGTTGTATTTTTGAAACAGTTTGTCATGAAGCCCAGAAAGTCATGGACGACCTTGAAGGACGACTTccaaaaagttgttctctgaacttTTCCCATgtgcaaacacaaataaaacaaatattaagaaaataactgagccaggcagtgatggcccaggctttaatcccagcacttgggaggcagaaacaggtggatttcggtgagtttgaggccattctggtctacaaagcaagttctaggacatccagggctacaaagagaaaacctgtttagaaaaaccaaaaaaaaaggaaacaaacaaacaacattaaGAGAGAGCCGTGTCTCCTGAGGGTCCGCTGCTCACATGTCACTCCAGAACTCCGGTGAAGCTGTGCAAACAGATGGCATGTCCTCGCAGCCTAGACTGAATGAAGGTTTCCCTGTGCTGGCTTCACTGGTTTCTCTTAGTCAACTATCAACTGTTTTTCTTTGTGGACTCTTTTAAACATCATTCTTTCCCAGAGTCAGATCCCAAGTTGAGAAAACACTTTTGGAAACTGCAGGTTTTTTCCCACCCCAGACGGACTGGTGCTTGCAGGGTGGTACTGTTGGTTAAATGGTGCGCTCGTGGCTGGTCGCCGCCGGTGGTGGCCGGTGGAGGAGAGTCAGGAGCCATGGTtatctttttagagctttattgggtcgggggagagagagggagagagagagagggagagagagagagggagagagagagagagggagagagagagggagagagagagggagagagggagagagagagagagagggagggagggagggagggagagagagggcagatggaaggaaggagcggaaaggaaagagaggggcgcACAGAGGGCCCATCCGcattttaggctgggacgccgtcaCAGGatggtgacataattaaggacagaatccttacaggcACTTTACTGGCTCTGTCTAGCTGAGATTGCATAAGTCAAGATATAATGAAGATGAGAAGAAGGGAATTAGCAGGGCATGTGGGTTGGCATACTGCTTCCGTTTCTCCCACACCATAGGAAGAGGGTGTTATCTTTCGGGGGCTTTAGTAGTTCTGTGtgcccagcccccccccacacagggGCTCCCTCTCACCCTGATTAGACACAGACCACACCCAAatacctgttttcacagagagagatCCTTTACTAAgcaggaagaaaagttaaagtggctgctttctgactcaggcagaaaacaacAGCAAGTGACCTTGCAGACGTCAtttctaagagaaagaaaagggggggctGTGTTAGTGTGGGCTAGCACTTGGTGGTATATTTTAATTGGGCGTGTTAAATAGATGAACCAGAGGGGGCTTTTGATTTCTGGACTTcagtactttgatagctggaccttggtagtcagccttgggaggaggaagtggccaaatacgAGTAGACCTTGgtgctagctttaggaatgtgatctaatggttttcagcaaggcagagggagtgggagaagggcaaggcccgCCGGATCCACATGCTGGAGTGGGCAGTGTCCCTTCAGTACACACCTGTCTACTCATCCCAGATAGAAAGCCCACAACAGACCAGTACGGATAtcgcctgtcttagttagggtttctatcgctgtgaagacaccatgacgatggaaactcttttttttttgtgatatatattttttattttacaataccattcagttctacatatcagccatgggttcccctattctcccccctcccacgccctccccatacccccagcccaccctccattcccacctcctccaggacaagtcctcccccgaggattgcgatcagcctggtagactcaagtccagggaggtccagtcccttcctcccagactaagccaagtgtccctgcataagttccaggtttcaaacagccaattcatgcagtgagcacaggactcggtcccgctgcctagatgcctcccaaactgatcaagccaatcaactgtctcacctattcagagggcctgatccagctgggagcccctcagcctttggttcatagttcatgtgtttccattcatttggctatttttttttcaataattgagtaaaactgaaatttattataagccacagtcgtcctagggacctccatgctatatatatatagcctttatggttctatgggttgtggtctgattgttcattttatatctagaatccaccaatgagtgagtacataccataactgtctttctgggtttgggttacctcactcaggatgattttttctagttccatccatttgcctgcaaatttcatgctttcattgtttttctctgctgagtagtactccattgtgtatatgtaccacatttttttcatccattcttccgttgatgggcatctaggttgtttccaggttctggctattacaaatagtgctgctatgaacatagctgagcatgcatctttatggtatgtatcagcattctttgggtatatgcccaagagtggtatggctgggtcttgaggtagttcgattcctaattttctgagaaaccgccatactgatttccacagtggttgtacaagtttacattcccaccaacagtggaggagtgttccctttgctccacatcctctccaacattggttgtcattggtgtttttgatcttagccattctaacaggtgtaaggtggtatctcagagtcgttttgatttgcatttctctgatgattaaggatgttgagcatttctttaaatgtctttcagccatttgtagttcttgttttgtgaattctctgtttagctctttagcccattttttaattggactgttcagtgctttgatgtctagtttcttgagttctttatatattgtggagatcaatcctctgtcagatgtggggttggtgaagatcttttcccaatctg
The sequence above is drawn from the Peromyscus leucopus breed LL Stock chromosome 1, UCI_PerLeu_2.1, whole genome shotgun sequence genome and encodes:
- the Eid2 gene encoding EP300-interacting inhibitor of differentiation 2 — its product is MSQLPAVSSAPQTGAVSGDRGLPQAEVGGGRRALPGPARPEEIRGGPMAAAREGPAAPGAAARGGRVAAAREGRVAEARGGPAAAARGGAAAREGPLAAASREARMAEVARLLGEPLEEEAPEGRPRSRAGGLAAMPYLRLRHPLSVLGINYQQFLRHYLENYPIAPGRIQELEERRRRFVEACRAREAAFDIEYLRNPQRVDFDILTFTIALTASEVINPLIEELGCDKFIHRE